The window TCTCGAGCAGCGGCAGTGACACCATGTAGTAGGCGTCGGTCACCAGTTTCGAGGTGACGCGGTGGTCGGGGTGCATGTCGTCGGCGAAGTGCGTGAGCACGATGTCGGGGGCGACCGACCGGATGCAGTCGACGAGGGCGAGCCGGTTCTCGAGGGAGTACGTCACCCGTCCGTCCTCGAAGTCGAGGAACGTCGTCTCTGCACCGAGTACCTCTGCAGCGCGGCGGGCTTCGTCCTCCCGGGTCGCGGCGAGTTCCGCCTCGCTGGTGTCGAAGCCGCCGTACTCTCCGCGGGTCATGTAGGCGATAGTGACGTCGTCGCCACGGTCGGCGTGTTTCGCGAGCGTTCCGCCACAGAAGATCTCGGCGTCGTCGGGGTGTGCAACGATAGCGAGTACCTGCATGTCTCTACGTCTGCCACTGGAGGACATAACGTTTCGGCCTCGAGGCACCAGTCGCTGCGTGCCGTAATCGCCGTTATGGTGCCCACACGTCGACGAACGCACGGAAATACCCCGCCTGTCGTGGTGGAACTGAACGTTTATCATCCTGTCCCCGAAAGTGACGGTTATGGAACGCGCACTGATCGTCCACGAGGAATCGCATTCCACGGAACCCCTCCTTCGGGAAGCTGCAACCCTCGCCGCAGGGGTCGATGCCGAACTCGTCATTCTCTCGCTGGTGACGCCCGAGGAACTCGACCAGGATCTCGAGACGCTCGAGACGATCGCCGACATCGAACACACGGACTACGGGGCCGACACC of the Natronosalvus vescus genome contains:
- a CDS encoding PIG-L deacetylase family protein, encoding MQVLAIVAHPDDAEIFCGGTLAKHADRGDDVTIAYMTRGEYGGFDTSEAELAATREDEARRAAEVLGAETTFLDFEDGRVTYSLENRLALVDCIRSVAPDIVLTHFADDMHPDHRVTSKLVTDAYYMVSLPLLETDHPPCDPTNVYYFGKPTSAFDPTVIVDVTDFQEIKEEAALCHESQVAWLEEHGGIDAEFDDFVESMRATANTLGRQAGATYAEGFTRLHDTTVDFLE